A genomic stretch from Bacillus sp. N1-1 includes:
- a CDS encoding GH1 family beta-glucosidase, giving the protein MNFNKDFTFGTATSSYQIEGAHNEGGRTPSIWDMFCDIPGKVYEQHNGNVACDHYHRYEEDIQIIKELGVDSYRFSIAWPRIFPAKGDYNPEGMAFYKTLAKRLREEGIKPAVTLYHWDLPMWAHEEGGWVNRDSVEWFLDYAKVCFRELDGLVDSWITHNEPWCAGFLGYHMGVHAPGHTNLDEALRAVHHMLLSHGEAVNLLKNEFASTTSIGITLNLSPVYPKTDSVNDRLAANNSDGYSNRWFLDPVFKGSYPVDMMNLFSKYVHNYDFIQEGDLQTISTQCDFFGINFYSRGLVEFNAANDFLTQGAHSDYEKTGMGWDIAPNEFKDLIRRLRNEYTDLPIYITENGAAYDDKVEDGRVHDQNRIDYVEKHLQAVSDLNEEGMNIQGYYLWSLLDNFEWSFGYDKRFGIIHVNYETQERIWKDSALWYADIVKNRGSVLPLNA; this is encoded by the coding sequence ATGAATTTCAATAAAGACTTTACGTTTGGAACGGCAACATCTTCGTATCAAATTGAAGGTGCCCACAACGAGGGAGGAAGAACTCCTTCAATCTGGGACATGTTCTGTGATATCCCAGGTAAAGTGTATGAACAACACAATGGTAATGTAGCTTGTGATCACTACCATCGCTATGAAGAAGACATCCAAATTATTAAAGAACTTGGAGTAGACAGTTACCGCTTCTCCATCGCATGGCCACGAATATTCCCAGCGAAGGGGGATTATAATCCAGAGGGAATGGCCTTCTACAAAACATTAGCAAAACGATTGCGTGAAGAAGGCATTAAGCCAGCTGTTACTCTCTACCACTGGGATCTTCCAATGTGGGCACATGAAGAAGGCGGTTGGGTAAACCGAGATTCAGTCGAGTGGTTCTTGGATTATGCAAAAGTTTGCTTCCGTGAGCTTGATGGATTAGTAGATTCATGGATTACGCACAACGAACCATGGTGTGCTGGCTTCCTTGGGTATCATATGGGCGTTCATGCTCCGGGACATACGAACTTAGATGAAGCTCTTCGTGCTGTTCACCACATGCTTTTATCTCATGGAGAAGCGGTGAATCTGTTGAAAAACGAATTTGCTTCGACTACATCCATTGGGATTACGTTAAATTTATCGCCTGTTTATCCGAAAACGGATTCGGTCAACGATCGCCTTGCAGCAAATAACTCAGATGGTTACTCAAATCGCTGGTTCTTAGATCCAGTTTTTAAAGGAAGCTACCCAGTAGACATGATGAACTTGTTCTCCAAATATGTTCATAATTATGATTTTATTCAAGAGGGCGATTTGCAGACAATATCCACTCAATGTGATTTCTTTGGTATCAATTTCTATAGTCGCGGATTAGTGGAATTTAACGCAGCGAATGATTTTCTAACTCAAGGTGCACATTCCGACTATGAGAAAACAGGAATGGGCTGGGATATCGCACCAAATGAATTTAAAGACCTAATTAGAAGATTAAGAAACGAATATACAGATCTCCCAATTTATATTACGGAAAATGGCGCAGCTTACGATGATAAGGTGGAAGACGGACGAGTTCACGATCAAAATCGAATCGATTACGTGGAAAAGCATCTTCAAGCTGTTTCAGATTTAAATGAAGAAGGCATGAACATTCAGGGCTACTATTTGTGGTCGTTGCTTGATAATTTCGAATGGAGCTTTGGGTATGATAAGCGTTTTGGCATAATCCACGTGAATTATGAAACGCAAGAACGAATCTGGAAAGACAGTGCATTGTGGTATGCGGACATTGTGAAGAATAGAGGATCCGTTCTGCCACTTAATGCATAG
- a CDS encoding sugar ABC transporter permease, whose product MKNLNRYGYAFIAPFWIIFLIFNIYPVALTFYYSFTNYSGSGTAEVVGFANYQRLIADSYFVEAFFNTWKIWGVNFALQIVIALILAMIFSDARVKMKGLSFFRSIFYLPNLITVSSVALLFGILLDWQHGSLNMVLMNIGVISEPINWLNQPTTAQLSVSLILTWMWFGHSFIVVMAGVSGISTDFYEAALIDGANRWQTFTKITLPLLKPILLYIMITSLIGGLQLFDLPMLLTDGIGSPDGSLNTMVLYLYNQAFKYNNYGYAAAVAYGLFIITVIFSAIVFKSMYGNERKQARRV is encoded by the coding sequence GCCTTTATAGCACCGTTTTGGATCATTTTTCTCATATTTAATATCTATCCCGTAGCACTAACCTTCTACTATAGTTTTACAAATTACAGCGGTAGTGGAACGGCAGAAGTTGTAGGCTTTGCGAATTACCAACGATTAATTGCTGACTCCTATTTTGTAGAGGCATTCTTTAATACATGGAAAATATGGGGTGTGAACTTTGCCCTCCAAATTGTAATTGCACTTATTCTAGCCATGATCTTCTCAGATGCGCGAGTGAAAATGAAAGGACTTTCATTCTTCCGTTCGATCTTCTACCTACCAAATTTAATTACGGTCAGTTCGGTAGCCCTATTATTTGGAATTCTACTAGATTGGCAGCATGGATCGTTAAATATGGTTTTAATGAATATCGGGGTTATCTCAGAGCCTATCAACTGGTTGAATCAGCCAACAACTGCTCAACTTTCAGTATCTCTAATTCTCACGTGGATGTGGTTTGGACATTCCTTCATCGTCGTTATGGCGGGTGTATCAGGAATTTCCACTGATTTCTATGAAGCTGCTTTAATTGACGGAGCGAATCGTTGGCAAACCTTCACCAAAATTACGCTTCCTTTGTTAAAACCGATCCTTCTTTACATTATGATTACCTCGTTAATTGGTGGTCTCCAGCTATTTGATTTACCTATGCTTTTAACAGATGGTATTGGTTCTCCAGATGGATCGTTAAATACGATGGTTCTCTACTTATACAACCAGGCATTTAAGTACAACAATTATGGTTACGCTGCTGCAGTTGCATACGGGCTGTTTATTATTACAGTGATCTTCTCAGCAATTGTTTTTAAATCAATGTATGGCAACGAGCGTAAACAAGCGAGGCGGGTGTAA
- a CDS encoding carbohydrate ABC transporter permease, whose product MIDRSEIENNVTPEQLAKRTLIPQEKKTKKRRSIVKGIIYALLILTAVICFIPFLMMLVNATRSNDAILTGFTLIPGTALMENYRTMMDYVNIWNGFKNSLIISVLVTLLTGYFSALTAYGFAFYTFKGKNFLFVFMLVMMMVPGQLGLIGFYELCKNLGILDTFIPLIVPAVASPFVVFFLRQYIQTTLHPSLIEAARIDGASEWRIFHTVAIPIMMPAVATMSIFTFIGSWNNYIMPLVILFSPEKYTLPVLMGFLKGSQVAQNLGSMYLGIAISVVPIMIAFLFLSKYIVNSISAGAVKE is encoded by the coding sequence ATGATCGACCGATCAGAAATCGAAAACAATGTGACGCCTGAACAACTGGCGAAAAGAACGCTGATCCCTCAAGAAAAAAAGACGAAGAAGCGTCGCTCGATTGTGAAGGGGATTATTTATGCGCTACTCATTTTAACTGCGGTTATTTGTTTTATTCCATTCCTTATGATGCTTGTCAATGCAACGCGTTCAAATGATGCGATTCTTACTGGGTTTACGTTAATTCCTGGTACAGCACTGATGGAGAACTATCGCACGATGATGGATTACGTAAACATCTGGAATGGTTTTAAAAATAGTTTAATTATTTCGGTACTTGTTACGCTTTTAACTGGCTACTTTTCAGCTCTAACTGCGTATGGGTTTGCTTTCTATACGTTTAAAGGAAAGAATTTCTTGTTCGTTTTTATGCTTGTCATGATGATGGTACCAGGTCAGTTAGGTTTGATCGGATTTTACGAGCTTTGTAAAAACCTTGGCATTCTGGATACGTTCATCCCATTGATTGTCCCGGCGGTTGCTAGTCCATTTGTTGTGTTCTTCTTACGTCAGTACATTCAAACGACGCTTCATCCAAGCTTAATCGAAGCGGCTCGAATTGACGGAGCAAGTGAATGGCGGATCTTCCATACGGTTGCGATTCCGATCATGATGCCAGCAGTGGCAACGATGTCGATCTTTACTTTCATAGGCTCATGGAACAACTACATTATGCCGTTAGTGATTCTATTTTCACCAGAAAAGTACACGCTACCGGTTTTGATGGGGTTCCTAAAAGGTTCACAAGTCGCACAAAATTTAGGTTCTATGTATCTAGGTATCGCCATTTCTGTTGTACCGATCATGATCGCCTTTCTATTTTTATCTAAATATATCGTTAATAGTATTTCAGCAGGAGCTGTTAAAGAGTAG